The Lepus europaeus isolate LE1 chromosome 6, mLepTim1.pri, whole genome shotgun sequence genome includes a window with the following:
- the LOC133762036 gene encoding basic proline-rich protein-like: MEPLAGSRPQAPEPPKFCPRPRRRRGPRRQPAPPGLGRRTPPRARAALHADPGRGAPARSARLRFPRGRFRSPPCRRRPRGARDRRAPALPAAAGRGPHPCSPSSRRARPAPAPRGSRAASRPRRPARPAVPARRPRPPRAGSAPARRARPRPPGPPPPRPAPRRTPRPEEAARPRRPRREAGGMGQPPLPPHARSSPASPGAARSAGGRARGGGRLGA, translated from the coding sequence ATGGAGCCCCTGGCCGGCTCTCGTCCTCAGGCTCCAGAGCCTCCAAAGTTTTGTCCACGTCCACGGCGACGCCGGGGTCCCCGCCGGCAGCCCGCGCCCCCGGGTTTGGGCCGAAGAACGCCGCCGCGGGCACGTGCGGCGCTGCACGCGGATCCCGGCAGGGGCGCCCCGGCCAGGTCCGCCCGGCTGCGCTTCCCGAGGGGCCGTTTCCGGAGCCCTCCCTGCCGACGGAGGCCCCGGGGCGCACGGGACCGCCGAGCCCCGGCCCTGCCAGCcgccgcgggccgggggccgCACCCCTGCTCACCCTCCAGTCGGCGTGCGCGGCCCGCACCTGCTCCGCGGGGATCCCGCGCTGCGAGCCGGCCGCGCCGACCTGCCCGGCCCGCGGTCCCcgcgcgccggccccgccccccgcgcgccGGCTCCGCCCCCGCGCGCCGGGCCCGCCCCCGTCCGCcgggcccgcccccgccccgccccgcgccgcgccgGACACCCCGCCCCGAGGAGGCGGCCCGGCCCCGGCGGCCGCGTAGGGAGGCTGGTGGCATGGGGCAGCCGCCGTTGCCGCCGCACGCACGGTCGTCCCCGGCGAGCCCAGGCGCTGCTCGGAGCGCGGGGGGCCGCGCACGCGGAGGGGGGCGCCTCGGGGCGTGA